The following proteins come from a genomic window of Rutidosis leptorrhynchoides isolate AG116_Rl617_1_P2 chromosome 10, CSIRO_AGI_Rlap_v1, whole genome shotgun sequence:
- the LOC139873528 gene encoding AT-rich interactive domain-containing protein 1-like: MKKSKQHTSPKHQKSATNDWFSYMVDENKQLAIPIGPRFQTNVPEWTGPHQRKYSNKIFGKSDSSKWLGTVVWSDKCTNPETEMDVIGRGRSHRCDCYNPGSIFCVKRHISEKTAHLKKDLGPAFKIWKFDEMGEVVANLWKQSEQQKFARMLKANPIKEEE, translated from the exons ATGAAGAAATCAAAACAGCATACGAGTCCGAAACACCAAAAGTCAGCTACAAATGACTGGTTTAGTTACATGGTTGATGAGAATAAGCAGTTGGCTATTCCTATTGGACCACGGTTTCAAACTAATGTGCCAGAGTGGACTGGCCCACATCAAAGGAAATACTCCAACAAAATTTTCGGTAAATCAGACTCTTCAAAATGGTTGGGTACTGTAGTTTGGTCCGACAAATGTACCAACCCGGAAACTGAAATGGATGTAATTGGAAGAGGGAGATCTCACCGTTGTGATTGCTACAACCCAGGATCTATTTTCTGTGTCAAGCGCCACATCAGCGAGAAAACAGCACACCTTAAGAAAGATCTGGGACCCGCCTTCAAGATTTGGAAGTTTGACGAGATGGGTGAAGTTGTTGCAAACTTATGGAAGCAATCAGAGCAGCAGAAGTTTGCCCGAATGCTAAAAGCAAATCCAATTAAAGAag AAGAATAG